In Nicotiana tabacum cultivar K326 chromosome 10, ASM71507v2, whole genome shotgun sequence, the DNA window GTTAGCTAgacagtatatagatgcatcatCAATGACATTATCCTCTCTTCCCTTTCCTATaatttcaaggaaaagacaaaaggattttcaaatattttctaaTAAACTCGTCTTATGTgaatagtatttttttttctttttttgctttcttGGTACTTGATTGGTCGGAGGTCACTCGAACTTTTAATTGGATTGTCTAGGTCGCCAAACAAATCACAAAATACAGCTAGACAAAGGGTGCTGAATTCAAGACACATGTAGTTATAATaggatattgttattatttagaACTTATATTGCATTATGTCATGTAGAATTTGGAGTCAAATCTACTTGCACAAGTTGAAGATATATGTTATTCCCAGCAAAATAAAATAATcattttctgaaatatatatatgtatagtgCCTTATAATGTTGACAAATATCATATTCTCTTATATAGTTTCATTTTCCAATACCAattcaaaagggaaaaaaaggtAGTTGTTATATCCTTGAGGTAGTGGCCAATGATTGCTCTTACGatacattccttcttttttgttgATTGACCCCTAAAAATCTGCTGCTACCCCATATATCATGAGTCATGACtaaacagaagaagaaaaaaaagcacCGAAAAGATAATATAAAGAATTATATCTTAGCAGAATCTTAATttaaatttcataaaaattaatAACAATTATCATTCTCTTTTTTCTACCTTTTCTGGTATCACTTCTCATCTAATATAAAAGCTACAACTTGTATTACCAGAAAAAAGATACAACttgtaaaagaaatgaaaggaagCTTTCAGAAATAGCCTGATTTAccattggtaattgaaaaatagtcatagttcaaaagtaatcgaaatttagttacttttttatataaatacaaaatttaaacaaaaacacCCTTAGAACTCCGgaaaaattccaacataatatgctggagttcgaatcttttacatatgagattccagcataatgtgttgaaatttcataatgtgctggagttccaacaaaaTGTGCTTGAAGTTTATACACAGGAGCTACATAATCCCTGGAACTTACTGATGTTTCAGCTAGGGTGTTTTTGTCCAAATTTTATCTCCAtataaaatagtggctatttttcaataactctGCAAATGATGACTATTTTTTGATTACCGGTCCAAAAACTAGCTAGCCAATGCTATTTTCACTTTTTTCCATTCGTATATTTGGGCTTTAAAAGGTTAGTTGAGTCTAGATAAACCGTAGCCAGGCCGTCAATTCTGGGCTAATCTTAAAGTTGGAGGAACCCAGTCAAGAAGAACAGACACACATGTACTCAGCTGCAAGCCTGCAAGTATACAACAGAAGCCACAAATATCATGCATCCACCCCCATAAACGTTTCATCCAGTTAGATGCAGCTAtagaaaatttaattaaaaaaagtttTTATTAGcaatttaaccaaaaaaaaacttTAGAATTAAATAATTCGGCAAAGTAGAGATTTTCCTACTCAAGGTTTGTTTCATCAAGTGCCTCAGACATACGATTTCCAATTTCAATATACTTTTTCAGACCCCTCTCAAATTCCTCCGGGAAGAGACCTCGCACCCTAAGTAAATCTTTAAGCTCTCTTTCTCTTTGAGTATCTCCTTTTGATTGCAAGTACTTCACACAGGAAGCGAAACTATGGAAGTGCGGTTTCCACCCTGGCCGACTAGCCAAGATTGCTTTCTTCATCGTCTCGACTGCCTTCTCCATCTCGTTCTGTACACAATAACCGAGTGCTAGACGATTCCATGTGCTCCCATTAGGCTGCTTCCCACTCTCCAAGAGTTTATCTATGAGTGATATAGCCTTTTCCATATGACCCTTTTTGCAGTAAGCAGTTATCAGCAAATTTGGAATATTCACGTCAAAGTGTACCCTGTTTGCTTCCCACATGGCAAATATCTTCTCTGCGCCATCAAGATCACCCAACTTTTCTAGTCCACTTATCATACAATGATAGCTTGAATTGTTATTCTTAGTTCTTCTCTTGTATTTATCCCATACACGATACACATCTTCTTTCTTTCCCATGCTAGTATAGAGAgtaagaagtatgtcaacagcaAGCGTTGCCCTTTTCCCCCTGATTTTGTGCTCGCATTTCTTCAATGCCGCGGAAGCCTTTTCTATATCACCAGCTTTCAGGTATCCCTTGGCAGCAACTGTATAAGGACTCCAATCAATCAGCAGTGGATCAGCTTCCATTTTCATCAGAAGCTTCTCCATCTCCTCAACATCTGGAACAGATGCATATGCATTTAAGAGGATATTGTAGGTAATCACGTTACCAACAATTCCCTTGTCTTCCATCTCTAGCATAAGTGAGTTGAGCTTATCAAGATCTCCCATTTTAGCATAAAGGGACATCAGGACATTGTACGCCACGGTGTTAGCATAGCCCAACTCCTTCAGCTTTTGCATGGTATCTTCTGCTTTTTTTAAGCATTTTGCATCAGCATAGACGTTCAAGAGAGCGCCATATACCTGGTAGGTTCTTAAATTATCTGGAATGCTAGCGAAATACTTCTCTGCGGCTTTCACACCATGGGCTTTTGATACCAAATCCAGTTGGACTGCAACATCTCCAGACAATACATCAAAATGCTTGGACTTGGTAATCCACTCATAAATCTGCGATGGTATAAGAGCAGAAATCAAGCATCCACTAGAGCCATTTGGTAAATTGAACCTATCCACAAgtcacaaagaaagaaaaaaagtaaaatatgcAATCTGGTCTTCCTTGGTTCCCCAAAAGGTAGTGGTTTAAACAAAAATAGGGCTGATTAATACAAACTTGATGTGGGTGAATATAGGGATTTCTCTAGTTAAATCAGCACTAAACTGATTCAGTTGAAATATTTATATAAGGATTGAATATGCTAGTTACGAGGTATCTGTTACGAAGTCAAGTTGTAGAGAGGAGTTGATCAtaatcagaaaaagaaaaagaaaagtcagGTTTTATGGAGGATAATAGTTTAATTCATGTATAGTTTTGAAATCCACTTCCAGACCTGGTAAACTAATTGAATCAAATGCTCATTTTTTTCCGAAGAAGAATACAAAGGAAAAGTAGGGAAAGAGAGGACTCTTTTAGGACTGActtttacaacaacaactatgcctcaatcccaaacaagttggagGCAGCGATATCAATCTTCACTTCTTTCTTTAAGCTCAACtcatatcatcatcatatcaaAATAAGTACAGCAACTCTACAAGAGCTCATCACTCTTCTTAGCTTAAAGTtcaaattgattaaaatgtgttTGTATTTTGTTCAAACAAagatgtgagaaggcacgggagaaagtATTATTGATATTATTCTCTTATGTTAAACATGATACAATGagcactatatatatataacatgtcctactcctaatacatatgggattaaggttatttactactatttacataactattctaacactccccctcaaggtggtgcatataaatcatatgtaccgagcttgttacaaaTGTAGTTAATACGAGGACCaatgagggacttggtgaaaatatctgcaagctgatcattcgacttcacaaactttatagcaatatctcccgagagtatcttttctctgacaatatgacagtcaatctcaatgtgtttagttctctcatggaacactggatttgacgcaatatgaagagcagcttgattaTCATACACAAGTCCCATCTAACTAATCTcaccaaattttaactctttgAGCAACTGTTTGATCCAAATTAGCTCACATGTCGCCATAGCCATTGCTCAATATTCTGCTtttgcactagaccgagcaaccacattcttttttttttgagaagatAACAAGTTTTATAAATAAGTAGAAAAACCTTTAGCATAAAGATTATGCTAAATGTTAAAGATAGTTACAATACTCTCGAAAAAAAGCAAAAATGCAAACCCAGACTTGTGGTAGTTACAAAGACCCAATAATATCCACTATAGACTCTACATCCTCCACCAGAGCTTCTTTACACCAAAAGTGAAACAAAAATATACAATTCGTCTTGATCTTCTGTTCAGTGTTAGCTCTATCTTCAAAACATCTTGAATTTCTCTCCAACCAAATTGTCCACCAAATACATGCTGGGATCAACCTCCACCAATGCTTCTGGCTCAGTAGAATACCTGGGTCATTCTAGCAAGCTAACATTTCTGCAGTTGTCCTAGGTATTGCCCATTTCACACCTTTCATACCCATGAAAAGATACCACAGCCTACTAGTTACTTTGCAATGTAAAAAGAGGTGGTTGTTTGTTTCAGTCTCTTTTCCACACAAaaaacatttggaacacataagcATTCCTCTCCTCATTAAACTGTCATGAGTTAGAACTGCCTCTTTGACTACAAGCCAACAAAAGCAAGCCACTTTAAAAGGGATTTTCACCTTCCAGATGTGCTTCCAGTGCCATGTCCCATTGTTCATGTGACCAGAGCTATTTAGGGTTCCATATGCTGACTTTacagtatatactccttcgtggTTTCTTTCCCATATAAGTCTGTCCTCTTCTTCTGTGATGCCCTTAAGCCATCCAACAATTTATAGAATTCAATGACTCTCGTAACCTCCCAGTCATTGAGGAACCTTCTCACCCCTCGTACTCCATACCTCAGCCACAGTAGCTTGTGGCTGATGCACTATAGTGAACAAATCTGGAAAAACCTCTTTAAGAGGTCCATTACCAATCCAATCATCATTCCAGAAAGAAGTTTTATTGCCATTCCCCACTTTTGATACTAACATTGCTGATAAATCCTAGCCATAAATTTCTAATTGACTTCCATACACTTACACCATAGGGTCCAAAAGCTCCTGTTGTACACCACCTTCCATCTGCCCCATATTTTTCACAGATAACCTTCCTCCATAAAGCTTGATCCTCCAGGGAAAACCTCCATAGCCACTTCATAAGTAAACTCTTGTTATGTTGTCTCAAATTTCTGATTCCCAAACCTCCATCCCTCTTGCTTTTTAGCAAAGTGCTCCATTTTACCAAATTGTAGGCCTTCTTCTCCTTTTTCCCTTGACATATGAATTTCCTCCTTAAAGCATCCACTCTTTTCTCAACTTTTACGGGAATTGGGAAAAGAGACATCATGTAAGCAGGAAGAGCGAGCACACTATTGACTAAGTAATCCTTCCTCCCAGAGAAAGATAATTTCCTTTCCATATAGCAAGTTTCTTTTCACACCTCATTCCATAACTCTTGGGATCTATTTTTTGCTCCCAAGGGCATCCCCAAATATGTTGTTGGGAGATTTCCCACTTGACAGCCCAGCACCCCTGCCAATCTTTGAATGTTGATGACCTCATTAACTGTGTACACCTGTGACTTAATCCAGTTGACATGTAACCCTGAGACAGCTTCAAAGACAGATAAGATCAACCTCAGATGTCTAACTTGCTCTTCTTTAGCATCACAGAACACTAAAGAATCGTCCGCATAAAGCAGATGAGTAATCTCTAGATTGCTACTGACATTATTCACTGCCTTGAAACCCCTTATCAACCTCTCCTGGTTTGCCTTCTTAATCATACTATTCAGACCTTCCATTACAATTATAAAAAGGAAAGAGGACAGAGGGTCTCCTTGCCTTAGCCCTCTCTGTGAAGAAAAGAAACGCTCTGGAGAACCATTAACTAAAATGGAAAACTTAACAGTGCTGATGCAGAATCCTATCCATTTGATCCACTTCCTTCCAAAGCCCATATTCTTCAGAATTTTCAGCAAATAGTTCCAATTTATGTGGTCATATGCCGTCTCGATATCTAGTTTGCCAAGGATCCTAGGAATCTTACTTTTAACCCTGGAATCAACACATTCGTTTGCTATTAGGGCTGCATCCATGATCTGCCTACCTTTGATAAAAGTCATTTGTTGAGTGTCAACCAGTTTGTGAATTACTGTCTTCAATCTCTCTGTCTGCATCTATGATCGAGCaaccacattctgtttcttgctcttccaacaTACCAAATTTTCTCCTACTAAGACACAATATCCAGAAGTAGAATGTTTATCAGAAGGtaatcctgcccaatcagcatctgagtatccaacgatctgctcatggcctcgatcctcaagcaataaacctttgcctggaGTTGATTTTATATACTGAAGAATGCGAaaaactgcatcccaatgactatcacacggagaatccataaactggcTCACTACACTCACAGGAAAGGAAATATCAGGTCTTGTCCCTATaaggtaatttaatttaccaaccaaccgcctatatcttgcaggatcgctaagaggctccccctgtcctggcagaagtttagaattcggatccatcggagtgtcaacaggtctacaacctgtcattcctgtctcctcaagaatatttaaggcatacttccgttgtgagattacaatacctgagctagactgagcgacctcaatacccagaaaatattttagtttgcctagatccttagtctgaaagtgttgaaagagatgttgcttcaattTAGTAATACCGCCTTGGTCATTGCCGGTAATAACAATGTCGTCAACATAgaccaccagataaatacagagactcGAAACAGAATGCCGATAGAATatagagtgatcagcttcactctgAGTCATGCCAAATTCCTGGATAACTGTGCTGagcttaccaaaccaggctcgaggagactgctttagactaTAAAGTGACCagcgcaagcgacatacaaggccacaaAACTCCCCATGAGCAACAAACCCAGGTGGTTACTCCATGTAAACTTCATTGTCACCGTGCAAAAAAACATTCTTAATGTCCAGCTGATAGAGGGGCCAATGGCGAACAACAGCCATGGATAAAAAAAGGCGAACGGATGCTAtcttagccacgggagagaaggtatcactgtaatcgagcccaaatatctgagtatatcccttggcaacaagacgagccttaagacAATCAACCTTACCATCCGGACCAACCTTGACTGCAtacacccaacgacaaccaacagtagagttacctgaaggaagagggacgagctcccaagtaccactcgtatgtaaagcatacatctcgtcaatcatagtcTGTCGCCATCATGGATGAGAcaatgcttcacctgtagacttagggatgaaaacagaggacaaagaagatagaAAAGCATAATAGGGTGATAACaaacgatgataacttaaaccgacataatggggattaggattaagagtggtccgtatacctttccgaagtgcaatcggtgtactaggaagagacaagtccgcagtaggagcagggtcaggtgcaAGACGTGAATCAGCTGGGCCTGATGTTGGGTGCGGACGACGATGATAtgtcaagagtggtgttcctgtggcgGAGAGTCTAGGAGGAGCCACACTAGACTCCTTAAATGttggtataggtaagacctcagatatatcaaGGTGGTCAGAATGGTCAGAAGAGGTAAAGAAAGGTTTTCCACGCCTAACTAAATGAAAGAAAGTAAGAGAGAGAGTGGAtagactcaaaaaatgtgacgtcagAGGACATAAAGTACTTACGAAGATCAGGTGagtaacaacgatatcccttctgaacacgagaataaccaaggaagacacacttgagagcacgaggaactaacttatctttcccaggAGCTAAGTTATGAACGAAACAAGTGctctgtaaggccccgtgaatttcctactcagaaccccgaatcccgtggtgccaagttaggagcATGTGTTAGGATTCATAAAAATTCTTCGCGGTGAGCTTGCGAGCCGCGGTTCGGACCCctttggattgaacaatgcattaaaaagtcaaaaaataatgttttccagaGAAATGCGATTTTGCAgtcgagaatgcggtcgcatatcaggtatgtggaccgcataggGGGCATAGTCACCGCAAAATGAGTCAATGTGTTAGTCAACTTTGAGGTTAAATATGCGGTctattatgcgatcacataaccgatatgcggaccgcatagtcgtcgcataatttCCTTAGGATTTTGTAAGGAGCAgttctgcagtgcattatgcgaccccagaacgggtatgcggaccgcatttctacCGCATACCCAGACAGGATGTTCAAtttttgggagcacttttgcggtccattctgcgggccgcatttccactttgcgatcgcaaatgcgatcgcaaacctgactcggggctccaattttctaaattttaaacccgaccccttatcgatatattcggtgttatagctcattttgagcatattttctgatacttttagagagagagggggggtcttagagagggaagtgcttcccatcaaattactccatgaaaccttgccaaatctttgatgataatcaagtgagggtacctaaatcttcatcccaagaggtaagactTCATTACCTGAGCTCTTATTCCTATGCTTAGCAATAAGGGATCACTAGTGAAgtaattcatgggtataagaataAATTTCTAGCAGTGAACtaaaaagaaagcaattggggtataaaatgatagaaatttctctcaaaagggcctaagatcacaatgcacctttagtgtttgatagtatgctcaaaacaagttagaatctcaatctcgtctctaattctcggtttaatttgtaatttttacacaatagatcgaagtgctaaaagttccgaaattttgtaaggaataaggaaagctttattgaggtatgtatggctaaaacctcgtcttttagaa includes these proteins:
- the LOC107765486 gene encoding pentatricopeptide repeat-containing protein At2g20710, mitochondrial-like isoform X1, with amino-acid sequence MVKLVQQSVRGLKSWWKFSSTRVSSYSTEPETLASLFMSKKDKGSDTTPASSPEDTLYHKLLYSTSSSASVIPVLDQWVREEKPLKHEDLQTIAKQLRAYRCFNHALQIYEWITKSKHFDVLSGDVAVQLDLVSKAHGVKAAEKYFASIPDNLRTYQVYGALLNVYADAKCLKKAEDTMQKLKELGYANTVAYNVLMSLYAKMGDLDKLNSLMLEMEDKGIVGNVITYNILLNAYASVPDVEEMEKLLMKMEADPLLIDWSPYTVAAKGYLKAGDIEKASAALKKCEHKIRGKRATLAVDILLTLYTSMGKKEDVYRVWDKYKRRTKNNNSSYHCMISGLEKLGDLDGAEKIFAMWEANRVHFDVNIPNLLITAYCKKGHMEKAISLIDKLLESGKQPNGSTWNRLALGYCVQNEMEKAVETMKKAILASRPGWKPHFHSFASCVKYLQSKGDTQRERELKDLLRVRGLFPEEFERGLKKYIEIGNRMSEALDETNLELAAEYMCVCSS
- the LOC107765486 gene encoding pentatricopeptide repeat-containing protein At2g20710, mitochondrial-like isoform X2, which encodes MKISRLSPNSLELTAASIMPFRFNLPNGSSGCLISALIPSQIYEWITKSKHFDVLSGDVAVQLDLVSKAHGVKAAEKYFASIPDNLRTYQVYGALLNVYADAKCLKKAEDTMQKLKELGYANTVAYNVLMSLYAKMGDLDKLNSLMLEMEDKGIVGNVITYNILLNAYASVPDVEEMEKLLMKMEADPLLIDWSPYTVAAKGYLKAGDIEKASAALKKCEHKIRGKRATLAVDILLTLYTSMGKKEDVYRVWDKYKRRTKNNNSSYHCMISGLEKLGDLDGAEKIFAMWEANRVHFDVNIPNLLITAYCKKGHMEKAISLIDKLLESGKQPNGSTWNRLALGYCVQNEMEKAVETMKKAILASRPGWKPHFHSFASCVKYLQSKGDTQRERELKDLLRVRGLFPEEFERGLKKYIEIGNRMSEALDETNLELAAEYMCVCSS